A genomic region of Oryza glaberrima chromosome 1, OglaRS2, whole genome shotgun sequence contains the following coding sequences:
- the LOC127768849 gene encoding pentatricopeptide repeat-containing protein At3g29230-like yields MASQHGGDPRLDRLSRALTSDHPPPAAAAVHAHLVRAHAGTPPPVIRSLLNRAIRRLSKPHPRAALRLLLLMPRLPVSPDHFSLPFALNAAASLRLLPLGASLHALALRLALLPGRLPVANALVDLYAKCDDLPAAHTALADIAAPDAVSFNSLLCAHARLASVPDAESLFAAMPSRTQVSWNAMVVVYVNAGDVSSARRVFDQMPTRDSTSWSVLIVGYCKCGSMRSAREVFDRMPAKNLVAWTAMINGYAQSGVPKESLTLFREMEAAGIEPDAATMVGVISAASQIGSTELAGWVGSYVDKKRIERNDKVLTALVDMHAKCGNVDEALSAFREIAQPDAYPYTALISGLAAHGHAKLALKVFERMQAQSVWPDPITFVGVLTACSHAGLVDKGLDYWEAMVKYYGMERRADHYACVVDMLGRAGRLEEAFEMVQTMPMGPHPGALGALLSACKTHGNVEIAEIVANKLFELEPHNTGNYIMLSNIYAEKEQWEEAERIRSVMRTRLPFKQPGSSWVEDRQRERGRFPLRS; encoded by the coding sequence ATGGCGTCCCAGCACGGCGGCGACCCGCGCCTCGACCGCCTCTCGCGTGCCCTCACCTCcgaccacccgccgccggcggccgccgcggtccACGCGCATCTCGTCCGCGCGCACGCCGGCACGCCGCCCCCCGTCATCCGGTCCCTCCTCAACCGCGCCATTCGCCGCCTCTCCAAGCCGCACCCGCGCGCCGCGCTCCGCCTGCTCCTCCTCATGCCGCGCCTCCCCGTCTCCCCCGACcacttctccctccccttcgcgctcaacgccgccgcgtcgctccgGTTGCTCCCGCTCGGCGCCTCCCTGCACGCGCTCGCCCTCCGCCTCGcgctcctccccggccgcctccccgtcgCCAACGCGCTCGTGGATCTCTACGCCAAGTGCGACGATCTCCCCGCCGCACACACCGCGCTCGCCGACATCGCGGCCCCCGACGCCGTCTCGTTCAACTCGCTCCTCTGCGCGCACGCCCGCCTCGCCTCCGTGCCCGACGCCGAGTCCCTCTTTGCTGCCATGCCATCCAGAACCCAGGTATCGTGGAACGCCATGGTGGTCGTCTACGTCAATGCAGGGGACGTCTCTTCTGCTCGCCGCGTGTTCGATCAAATGCCTACCAGGGACTCCACCTCGTGGTCGGTGCTGATTGTTGGGTACTGCAAGTGTGGTTCAATGCGAAGTGCACGAGAGGTGTTCGATAGAATGCCGGCAAAGAATCTTGTGGCATGGACAGCGATGATCAATGGGTATGCGCAGAGTGGGGTGCCAAAGGAATCACTTACGCTGTTTAGAGAAATGGAGGCTGCTGGGATTGAGCCTGATGCAGCAACTATGGTCGGCGTTATATCTGCTGCCTCGCAGATTGGCAGCACGGAGTTGGCTGGGTGGGTTGGAAGTTATGTTGACAAGAAGAGGATTGAAAGGAACGATAAAGTTCTTACAGCACTTGTAGATATGCATGCTAAGTGTGGGAATGTTGACGAGGCTCTCAGTGCTTTTAGGGAGATTGCACAGCCAGATGCATACCCTTATACTGCACTTATTAGTGGGCTGGCAGCTCATGGTCATGCAAAATTAGCGCTTAAAGTGTTTGAAAGGATGCAAGCTCAGTCAGTTTGGCCTGATCCAATCACTTTCGTCGGTGTGCTTACCgcatgcagccatgcaggaCTTGTTGATAAAGGTTTGGATTACTGGGAGGCAATGGTGAAGTACTATGGGATGGAGCGTCGAGCTGATCACTATGCTTGTGTAGTTGACATGCTTGGCCGAGCGGGGAGGCTTGAGGAGGCTTTTGAAATGGTGCAAACGATGCCAATGGGCCCCCACCCAGGGGCTCTTGGTGCATTGCTTAGTGCCTGCAAGACGCATGGCAATGTTGAGATTGCTGAAATTGTTGCAAACAAACTTTTTGAGTTGGAACCTCACAACACTGGGAACTATATAATGTTGTCAAATATATATGCTGAGAAAGAACAATGGGAGGAAGCAGAAAGAATTAGATCAGTTATGAGAACAAGACTGCCCTTCAAACAGCCAGGCTCTAGTTGGGTGGAGGATCGACAGAGGGAGCGTGGCAGGTTTCCTTTGAGGAGCTGA